One genomic segment of Pseudomonas sp. p1(2021b) includes these proteins:
- a CDS encoding ABC transporter permease, producing the protein MLLTPNAMGRPLRTGLYLTTGVIAAFLLLPILFIVLLSFGSSQWLVFPPPGWTFKWYEQFFSNPEWMDAALASLKVAVLTTLCAVLLGLPTAFALVRGRFPGRELLYGLFTLPMIVPLVIIAVAVYALFLELGYTGTLFSFVVSHVIVALPFTIISIINSLKLFDQSIEDAAVICGASRLQAVFKVTFPAIRPGMIAGGLFAFLVSWDEVVLSVMMASPTLQTLPVKMWTTLRQDLTPVIAVASTLLIGLSVLVMVIAAALRRRNEVSA; encoded by the coding sequence ATGCTCCTGACTCCCAACGCCATGGGCCGACCGCTGCGCACCGGCCTGTACCTGACCACCGGGGTGATTGCGGCCTTCCTGCTGCTGCCGATCCTGTTCATCGTGCTGCTGTCGTTCGGCTCGTCCCAGTGGCTGGTATTCCCACCCCCGGGCTGGACCTTCAAATGGTACGAACAGTTCTTCTCCAACCCCGAGTGGATGGACGCCGCCCTGGCCAGCCTCAAGGTCGCCGTGCTCACCACCCTGTGCGCCGTGCTGCTGGGCCTGCCTACGGCCTTCGCCCTGGTGCGCGGGCGCTTCCCGGGCCGCGAGTTGCTCTATGGCCTGTTCACCCTGCCGATGATCGTGCCGCTGGTGATCATCGCCGTGGCGGTGTATGCCCTGTTCCTCGAGCTCGGCTATACCGGCACGCTGTTTTCCTTCGTGGTCAGCCACGTGATCGTCGCCCTGCCGTTCACCATCATCTCGATCATCAACTCGCTGAAGCTGTTCGACCAGTCGATCGAGGATGCCGCGGTGATCTGTGGCGCCTCGCGCTTGCAGGCAGTCTTCAAGGTGACCTTCCCGGCGATCCGCCCGGGAATGATCGCCGGCGGCCTGTTCGCCTTCCTGGTCTCCTGGGACGAGGTGGTGCTCAGCGTGATGATGGCCAGCCCCACCCTGCAGACCCTGCCCGTGAAGATGTGGACCACCTTGCGCCAGGACCTGACCCCGGTGATCGCCGTCGCCTCGACGTTGCTGATCGGCCTGTCGGTCCTGGTCATGGTCATCGCCGCCGCCTTGCGCCGGCGCAACGAAGTCAGCGCCTGA
- a CDS encoding tartrate dehydrogenase encodes MSKTFKIAAIPGDGIGNEVLPEGIRVVEAAARKHGLNLEIEYFEWASCDYYLAHGKMMPDDWFEQLKGFDALYFGAVGWPDKVPDHISLWGSLLKFRRDFDQYVNIRPVRLFPGVPCPLANKAPGDIDFVVIRENTEGEYSSLGGRMFENTENEFVLQESVFTRRGVDRILKYAFDVAQTRERKHVTSATKSNGMAVSMPYWDERTAAMAAHYPEISWDKQHIDILCARFVLQPERFDVVVASNLFGDILSDLGPACAGTIGIAPSANLNPERKFPSLFEPVHGSAPDIYGKNIANPIAMIWSGALMLEFLGKDGDDTRYQAAHDDILKAIETVIANGDTTRDMGGSRSTQEVGQAIAELLGA; translated from the coding sequence ATGAGCAAGACCTTCAAAATCGCCGCCATCCCCGGAGACGGCATCGGCAACGAAGTCCTCCCCGAAGGCATCCGCGTGGTCGAAGCGGCCGCGCGCAAGCACGGCCTGAACCTTGAGATCGAATACTTCGAGTGGGCCAGCTGCGACTACTACCTGGCCCACGGCAAGATGATGCCCGACGACTGGTTCGAGCAGCTCAAGGGCTTCGACGCCCTGTACTTCGGCGCCGTCGGCTGGCCGGACAAGGTGCCTGACCATATCTCCCTGTGGGGCTCGCTGCTCAAGTTCCGCCGCGACTTCGACCAGTACGTGAACATCCGCCCGGTGCGCCTGTTCCCTGGCGTACCCTGCCCGCTGGCAAACAAGGCCCCTGGCGACATCGACTTCGTGGTGATCCGCGAAAACACCGAGGGCGAGTACTCGTCCCTGGGCGGTCGCATGTTCGAGAACACCGAGAACGAGTTCGTGCTGCAGGAGTCGGTGTTCACCCGCCGCGGCGTCGACCGCATCCTCAAGTACGCCTTCGACGTGGCCCAGACCCGCGAACGCAAGCACGTGACCTCGGCGACCAAGTCCAACGGCATGGCCGTGAGCATGCCTTACTGGGACGAACGCACCGCCGCGATGGCCGCACACTACCCAGAGATCAGCTGGGACAAGCAGCACATCGACATCCTCTGCGCCCGCTTCGTGCTGCAACCGGAGCGCTTCGATGTGGTGGTCGCCTCCAACCTGTTCGGCGACATCCTCTCCGACCTGGGCCCAGCCTGCGCCGGCACCATCGGCATCGCGCCGTCGGCCAACCTCAACCCCGAGCGCAAGTTCCCGTCGCTGTTCGAACCGGTCCATGGTTCGGCACCGGACATCTACGGCAAGAACATCGCCAACCCGATCGCCATGATCTGGTCCGGCGCACTGATGCTCGAGTTCCTCGGCAAGGACGGCGACGACACCCGCTACCAGGCCGCCCACGACGACATCCTCAAGGCCATCGAGACAGTCATCGCCAACGGCGACACCACCCGCGACATGGGCGGCAGCCGTTCGACCCAGGAAGTAGGTCAGGCCATCGCCGAACTGCTGGGCGCTTAA
- the ribBA gene encoding bifunctional 3,4-dihydroxy-2-butanone-4-phosphate synthase/GTP cyclohydrolase II, whose product MAFNSIEELLEDYRQGKMVLLVDDEDRENEGDLLIAAERCDAQAINFMARQARGLICLTLTDEHCQRLGLEQMVPANGSMFSTAFTVSIEAATGVTTGISAADRARTVAAAMAPDARPEDLVQPGHIFPLRAREGGVLTRAGHTEAGCDLARLAGFAPASVIVEVLNDDGTMARRPDLELFAEHHGIKIGTIADLIHYRLSTEQTIKRIGERELPTVHGTFRLVTYEDRIEGGVHMAMVMGDIRRDQPTLVRVHVIDPLRDLVGAEYAGPANWTLWAALQKIAAEGAGVVVILANHESSQALLERVPHLTQPTRPYQRGQSKVYSEVGTGAQILQDLGVGKLRHLGPPLKYAGLAGYELEVVQSIPFEPAEFN is encoded by the coding sequence ATGGCTTTCAACAGCATCGAAGAACTCCTCGAGGACTACCGCCAGGGCAAGATGGTCCTGCTGGTGGACGACGAGGACCGTGAAAACGAGGGCGACTTGCTGATCGCCGCCGAGCGCTGTGACGCCCAGGCCATCAACTTCATGGCCCGGCAAGCGCGCGGGCTGATCTGCCTGACCCTGACCGACGAGCACTGCCAGCGCCTGGGCCTTGAACAGATGGTGCCGGCCAACGGCAGCATGTTCAGCACCGCCTTCACCGTGTCCATCGAGGCCGCCACAGGCGTCACCACCGGCATCTCTGCCGCCGACCGCGCCCGCACCGTGGCGGCAGCCATGGCCCCTGACGCCCGCCCCGAAGACCTGGTACAGCCAGGCCATATCTTCCCGCTGCGCGCCCGCGAAGGCGGCGTACTGACCCGTGCCGGGCACACCGAGGCCGGTTGCGACCTGGCCCGCCTGGCCGGCTTTGCCCCCGCCTCGGTGATCGTCGAGGTGCTCAACGACGACGGCACCATGGCCCGGCGCCCGGACCTGGAGCTGTTCGCCGAACACCACGGCATCAAGATCGGCACCATCGCCGACCTGATCCACTATCGCCTGAGCACCGAGCAGACCATCAAGCGCATCGGCGAGCGCGAACTGCCCACCGTGCATGGCACCTTCCGCCTGGTGACCTACGAAGACCGCATCGAGGGCGGCGTACACATGGCCATGGTGATGGGCGACATCCGCCGCGACCAGCCGACGTTGGTGCGGGTGCACGTGATCGACCCGCTGCGCGACCTGGTCGGCGCCGAATATGCGGGCCCCGCCAATTGGACGTTGTGGGCGGCACTGCAGAAGATCGCCGCCGAAGGCGCGGGCGTGGTGGTGATCCTGGCCAACCATGAATCCTCCCAGGCCTTGCTCGAACGCGTGCCGCACCTGACCCAGCCGACCCGGCCTTACCAGAGAGGCCAGTCGAAAGTGTACTCGGAGGTCGGCACCGGCGCGCAGATTCTCCAGGACCTGGGCGTGGGCAAGCTGCGCCACCTGGGCCCGCCGCTGAAGTACGCGGGGCTTGCCGGATATGAGCTGGAGGTGGTGCAGAGCATTCCGTTCGAGCCTGCCGAGTTCAATTGA
- a CDS encoding ABC transporter permease encodes MKVAINALHNAQGAPSGTGTPGAAVRRPTLSQRWRGSRNLLPALVFLGLFFFASLIGLLLRGVLEPVPGLGNYEQLFANSAYTRVLLNTFSVAGLVTMISVLLGFPLAWAITLVPRGWGRWLLNIVLLSMWTSLLARTYSWLVLLQASGVINKVLMALGIIDSPLEMVHNLTGVVIGMSYIMIPFIVLPLQATMQAIDPMVLQAGSICGANPWTNFWKVFIPLCRSGLFSGALMVFVMSLGYYVTPALLGGAQNMMLPEFIVQQVQSFLNWGLASAAAALLVLITLVLFYFYLKLQPESPVGNAR; translated from the coding sequence ATGAAAGTCGCCATCAATGCCCTGCACAACGCGCAAGGTGCGCCCAGCGGCACCGGCACGCCGGGGGCGGCCGTGCGCCGCCCGACCTTGAGCCAACGCTGGCGCGGCAGCCGCAACCTGCTGCCGGCCCTGGTGTTCCTTGGCCTGTTCTTCTTCGCGTCGTTGATCGGCCTGTTGCTGCGCGGCGTGCTGGAGCCGGTACCGGGGCTGGGCAACTACGAGCAGCTGTTCGCCAACTCGGCCTATACGCGGGTATTGCTCAACACCTTTTCCGTGGCCGGCCTGGTGACCATGATCAGCGTGCTGCTGGGCTTTCCACTGGCCTGGGCGATCACCCTGGTGCCACGAGGCTGGGGCCGCTGGTTGCTGAACATCGTGCTGTTGTCGATGTGGACCAGCCTGCTGGCCCGCACCTACTCCTGGCTGGTGCTGCTGCAGGCCTCGGGGGTGATCAACAAGGTGTTGATGGCGCTCGGCATCATCGATTCGCCGCTGGAGATGGTGCACAACCTCACCGGCGTGGTGATCGGCATGAGCTACATCATGATCCCGTTCATCGTCCTGCCCCTGCAGGCGACCATGCAGGCTATCGACCCGATGGTGCTGCAAGCCGGCTCCATCTGCGGCGCGAACCCCTGGACCAATTTCTGGAAGGTGTTCATCCCGCTGTGCCGCTCGGGGCTGTTCTCCGGTGCGCTGATGGTGTTCGTCATGTCACTCGGTTACTACGTGACGCCCGCCCTGCTGGGCGGTGCGCAGAACATGATGCTGCCCGAATTCATCGTCCAGCAGGTGCAGTCGTTCCTCAACTGGGGCCTGGCCAGCGCCGCCGCTGCGTTGCTGGTACTGATCACCCTGGTGCTTTTCTACTTCTACCTGAAGCTGCAGCCGGAATCCCCGGTCGGCAACGCGAGGTAA
- a CDS encoding polyamine ABC transporter substrate-binding protein → MLLSKRVTAVLSASLLSLACQATLAADSLNFVSWGGTTQDAQKQAWAEPFSDSTKIKVVQDGPTDYGKLKAMVESGNVQWDVVDVEADFALRAASEGLLEPLDFTTIQRERIDPRFVSDHGVGSFFFSFVLGYNEGKLGANKPMDWSALFDTKTYPGKRALYKWPSPGVLELALLADGVPADKLYPLDLDRAFKKLDTIKKDIVWWGGGAQSQQLLASGEASLGQFWNGRVYALQQDGAPVGVSWKQNLVMADFLVIPKGAKNKDAAMKFLANASSAKGQADFANLTAYAPVNLDSIAQLKPELAPNLPTAYAQDQVTLDFAYWAKNGQAIAARWNEWLVK, encoded by the coding sequence ATGCTGTTAAGCAAACGAGTCACCGCTGTGCTGTCCGCCAGCCTGCTGTCCCTGGCCTGCCAAGCCACCCTGGCCGCCGACAGCCTGAATTTCGTCAGCTGGGGCGGCACCACCCAGGACGCCCAGAAACAGGCATGGGCCGAACCCTTCAGCGACAGCACCAAGATCAAGGTCGTACAGGACGGCCCCACCGACTACGGCAAGCTCAAAGCCATGGTCGAGAGCGGCAACGTGCAGTGGGACGTGGTCGATGTCGAAGCCGATTTCGCCCTGCGCGCCGCCAGCGAAGGCTTGCTTGAGCCGTTGGACTTCACCACGATCCAGCGCGAGCGCATCGACCCGCGATTCGTTTCCGACCATGGCGTCGGCTCGTTCTTCTTCTCCTTCGTGCTCGGCTACAACGAAGGCAAGCTCGGCGCCAACAAGCCAATGGACTGGTCGGCCCTGTTCGACACCAAGACCTACCCCGGCAAGCGCGCCCTGTACAAATGGCCAAGCCCCGGCGTGCTGGAGCTGGCCCTGCTGGCCGACGGCGTACCGGCGGACAAGCTCTACCCCCTGGACCTGGACCGCGCGTTCAAGAAGCTCGACACCATCAAGAAGGACATCGTCTGGTGGGGCGGTGGCGCCCAGTCCCAGCAGTTGCTGGCCTCCGGCGAAGCCTCCCTCGGCCAGTTCTGGAACGGCCGGGTCTACGCCCTGCAGCAGGATGGCGCCCCCGTGGGTGTGAGCTGGAAGCAGAACCTGGTCATGGCCGATTTCCTGGTCATCCCCAAGGGCGCCAAGAACAAGGACGCGGCCATGAAGTTCCTGGCCAATGCCAGCAGCGCCAAGGGCCAGGCCGACTTCGCCAACCTGACCGCCTACGCCCCGGTCAACCTCGACAGTATCGCCCAGCTCAAGCCCGAGCTCGCCCCGAACCTGCCGACTGCCTACGCCCAGGACCAGGTGACCCTCGACTTCGCCTACTGGGCGAAGAACGGCCAGGCCATCGCGGCCCGCTGGAATGAGTGGCTGGTCAAATGA
- a CDS encoding LysR family transcriptional regulator encodes MNNLPNLDDLDIFLQVARRASFAAVADERGMSAAFVSKRIRLLEENLGVRLLHRTTRRVTVSEEGERVYQWAQQIFEALQRMDDDLNAGQREPAGQLRIASSLGLGRRFVAPALSELAARYPKLDIRLDVHDRLVDLIAEGVDLDIRVGNVIAPNLIAKPLARNRRVLCAAPRYLARRGTPKSLADLASHDCLVIKERDHPFGVWHLEGPDGEESVRVTGALSSNHGEVAHQWCLDGWGILLRSWWDVHDSIADGRLVQVLEDYQQAADIWAVYTAPLAGSAKVRVAVEFFRQYFAERYRLPG; translated from the coding sequence GTGAATAATCTGCCGAACCTGGACGACCTCGATATCTTTCTGCAGGTGGCGCGCCGCGCCAGCTTCGCCGCGGTGGCGGATGAGCGGGGGATGTCTGCGGCCTTCGTCAGCAAGCGCATCCGCCTGCTCGAGGAAAACCTCGGCGTACGCCTGCTGCACCGCACCACCCGACGGGTGACGGTGAGCGAGGAGGGCGAGCGGGTGTACCAATGGGCGCAGCAGATCTTCGAAGCCCTGCAGCGTATGGACGACGATCTCAATGCCGGCCAGCGCGAACCTGCCGGGCAACTGCGTATCGCCAGCAGCCTGGGCCTGGGCCGGCGCTTCGTGGCGCCAGCGTTGTCGGAGTTGGCGGCGCGCTACCCGAAGCTGGACATCCGCCTGGATGTGCACGACCGCCTGGTGGACCTGATCGCCGAAGGGGTGGATCTGGACATCCGGGTCGGCAACGTCATCGCCCCGAACCTGATCGCCAAGCCCCTGGCACGCAATCGCCGGGTGCTGTGCGCGGCCCCTCGGTATCTGGCACGGCGCGGTACGCCGAAAAGCCTGGCGGACCTGGCCAGCCATGATTGCCTGGTGATCAAGGAACGTGACCACCCCTTCGGCGTGTGGCACTTGGAGGGCCCCGATGGCGAAGAGAGCGTGCGGGTGACCGGCGCGTTGTCGAGCAACCATGGCGAGGTGGCGCACCAGTGGTGCCTGGATGGGTGGGGCATCCTGCTGCGTTCATGGTGGGACGTGCACGACAGCATCGCCGACGGGCGCTTGGTGCAGGTGCTGGAGGATTACCAGCAGGCCGCGGATATCTGGGCGGTGTACACCGCGCCCCTGGCCGGCTCCGCCAAGGTGCGGGTGGCGGTGGAGTTCTTCCGGCAATACTTTGCCGAACGGTATCGGTTGCCTGGGTGA
- a CDS encoding ABC transporter ATP-binding protein codes for MSAVIKDAAPAKTLVSLRNLNKHYGDFAAVDNISLDVQDGEFLTFLGSSGSGKSTTLSMLAGFETPSSGEILVDGQSLVKVPPHKRDIGMVFQRYSLFPHLSVRDNIAFPLAIRKHNAAETAKRVDAMLKLVQLEQFAHRRPAQLSGGQQQRVAIARALVYEPRILLMDEPLGALDKKLREDLQDELRQLHRRLGITIVYVTHDQEEAMRLSQRIAIFSHGKIVGLGSGFDLYQNPPNAFVASFLGNSNFLRVKATSNGAASFEGQSLAIRLTAGLTVGQDALIMVRPEKALALTADQATREVLPAGWNEVSAKVAEVLFLGESQTCHVVTAGGTEMTVKALSAAGMAMQPGDSVKVRWAVADACTYTEWAESDLSKAAGAH; via the coding sequence ATGAGTGCAGTGATCAAAGATGCCGCGCCCGCCAAGACCCTGGTCAGCCTGCGCAACCTGAACAAGCACTACGGTGACTTCGCCGCCGTGGACAACATCAGCCTGGACGTCCAGGACGGCGAGTTCCTGACCTTCCTCGGCTCCAGCGGCTCGGGCAAGTCCACCACCTTGTCGATGCTGGCCGGCTTCGAGACACCCAGCAGCGGCGAGATCCTGGTCGACGGCCAGTCGCTGGTGAAGGTACCGCCGCACAAACGCGACATCGGCATGGTGTTCCAGCGCTACTCGCTGTTCCCGCACCTGTCGGTGCGCGACAACATCGCCTTCCCCCTGGCGATCCGCAAACACAATGCCGCCGAGACCGCCAAGCGGGTCGATGCCATGCTCAAGCTGGTGCAGCTCGAGCAGTTCGCCCATCGCCGCCCTGCGCAGCTTTCTGGTGGCCAGCAGCAGCGTGTGGCCATTGCCCGGGCGCTGGTGTACGAGCCACGCATCCTGCTGATGGACGAACCCCTCGGCGCCCTGGACAAGAAGCTGCGTGAAGACCTGCAGGACGAGCTGCGCCAGCTGCACCGGCGCCTGGGCATCACCATCGTCTACGTGACCCACGACCAGGAAGAAGCCATGCGCCTGTCCCAACGCATCGCGATCTTCAGCCACGGCAAGATCGTCGGCCTGGGCAGCGGCTTCGATCTGTACCAGAACCCACCGAATGCCTTCGTCGCCTCGTTCCTGGGCAATTCCAACTTCCTTCGGGTCAAGGCCACCAGTAACGGCGCGGCCAGCTTCGAGGGGCAGTCGTTGGCGATCCGCCTGACCGCCGGGCTGACGGTCGGCCAGGATGCGCTGATCATGGTGCGCCCGGAAAAGGCCCTGGCCCTGACGGCCGACCAGGCGACGCGCGAGGTATTGCCGGCGGGTTGGAACGAGGTCTCGGCCAAGGTGGCGGAGGTTCTGTTCCTCGGCGAAAGCCAGACCTGCCATGTGGTGACCGCAGGAGGCACGGAAATGACCGTAAAGGCCCTGTCGGCGGCGGGAATGGCGATGCAGCCTGGCGATAGCGTGAAGGTGCGTTGGGCGGTGGCCGATGCCTGCACCTACACCGAGTGGGCCGAAAGCGACCTGAGCAAGGCCGCCGGAGCGCATTGA
- a CDS encoding aromatic ring-hydroxylating oxygenase subunit alpha: MNDFKRLPVDFCANPEVAFTLPANFYTQAAVFEHEKEAIFAKSWICVGHRSEVAEKNAYITREVIGESIIVVRGRDDVLRAFYNVCPHRGHQLLEGSGKAKNVITCPYHAWTFKLDGELAHARNCENVANFDKENSTLVQLRVEEYAGFIFINMDMDAGSVEDQLPGLQKRMREACAVIDDLHLAARFVSDTPANWKSIVDNYLECYHCAPAHPGFSDSVDVGQYNHSLHGNWTLQYGLAKPSEQSFKFDESVKDPSFAGFWAWPCTMFNVPPGANFMTVIYEFPVDAETTLQHYDIYFLNKDLTEEQLKLIDWYRDVFRPEDLRLVESVQKGLKSRGYRGQGRIMVDQQRSGVSEHGIAHFHNLIAVAHLD, from the coding sequence ATGAACGATTTCAAACGCCTGCCCGTCGATTTCTGCGCCAACCCTGAAGTAGCCTTCACCCTTCCGGCCAATTTCTACACCCAGGCCGCGGTGTTCGAGCACGAGAAGGAAGCGATCTTCGCCAAGAGCTGGATCTGCGTCGGTCACCGCAGCGAAGTCGCTGAAAAGAACGCCTACATTACCCGTGAGGTGATCGGTGAAAGCATCATCGTCGTGCGGGGTCGCGACGACGTGCTGCGCGCCTTCTACAACGTCTGCCCGCACCGTGGCCACCAACTGCTCGAAGGCAGCGGCAAGGCCAAGAACGTGATCACCTGCCCATACCACGCCTGGACCTTCAAGCTCGACGGCGAGCTGGCGCACGCCCGCAACTGCGAGAACGTCGCCAACTTCGACAAGGAGAACTCCACCCTGGTGCAGCTGCGCGTCGAAGAGTACGCAGGCTTCATCTTCATCAACATGGACATGGATGCCGGCAGCGTCGAAGACCAGCTGCCAGGCCTGCAGAAGCGCATGCGCGAAGCCTGCGCCGTGATCGACGACCTGCACCTGGCCGCGCGCTTCGTCAGCGACACCCCGGCCAACTGGAAGTCGATCGTCGACAACTACCTGGAGTGCTACCACTGCGCCCCGGCCCACCCAGGCTTCTCCGACTCGGTGGACGTCGGCCAGTACAACCACAGCCTGCATGGCAACTGGACCCTGCAGTACGGCCTGGCCAAGCCTTCGGAGCAGTCGTTCAAGTTCGACGAGTCGGTCAAGGACCCGTCCTTCGCCGGCTTCTGGGCTTGGCCGTGCACCATGTTCAACGTGCCGCCAGGAGCGAACTTCATGACCGTGATCTATGAATTCCCGGTCGATGCCGAAACCACCCTGCAACACTATGACATCTACTTCCTGAACAAGGACCTCACCGAAGAGCAGCTCAAGCTGATCGACTGGTACCGCGACGTCTTCCGCCCGGAAGACCTGCGCCTGGTGGAAAGCGTTCAGAAAGGCCTCAAGTCCCGCGGCTACCGCGGCCAGGGCCGGATCATGGTCGACCAGCAGCGCAGCGGTGTGAGCGAACACGGTATCGCCCACTTCCACAACCTGATCGCCGTCGCCCATCTGGACTGA
- a CDS encoding BCCT family transporter has product MSHKNKKIDVFLITVSLIAVLLTVIGLAAFPVQSESMANQLFELSTRTFGTSVQVLVFGSSLAVLYLAFSKYGNIRLGAGKPEYSTATWVFMFICAGMGSSTLYWGVMEWAYYYQTPGLNIAPMSAQALEYSVSYSFFHWGISAWSIYALASLAMAYHFHVRKKSGLNLASIIEAVTGFKATGPIGRTVDLIFLLTMMGALTVSLALTASTLTRGLLDLAGTPNTFTVQLMVIGAVALLFSLSSYIGIDGGLQRLSKMVCVGALLFAVVVLLVGPTQFTVNNTANAIGLMIQQYVHMSLFTDPAGDGAFTRNWTVFYWLWWVSYAPGVAMFVARVSRGRQIKEVVFALLMGGSFGCWFFFGALESYSMHQFINGQIDVPKLLSTVGGEAAVTDLLLALPWGTLFLAVYLFIMAVFCASHMDAAAYAVAATSTRNLREGEDPSPTLRLFWCIVLTLVPLAMLFAKASLSTMKTAVVLTAIPFMLILLVKIYGFFKWLAADYGQVPAYRIEEEAARLAGEEPDEQTPRSAAAVH; this is encoded by the coding sequence ATGTCCCACAAGAATAAAAAGATTGATGTATTCCTGATCACTGTGAGCCTGATCGCCGTACTGCTCACCGTCATCGGCCTTGCTGCCTTCCCCGTGCAATCGGAAAGCATGGCCAACCAGTTGTTCGAACTGTCCACCCGTACCTTCGGCACCAGCGTCCAGGTGCTGGTCTTCGGCAGCTCCCTGGCCGTGCTGTACCTGGCGTTCAGCAAGTACGGCAATATCCGCCTGGGCGCCGGCAAGCCCGAATATTCCACCGCGACCTGGGTGTTCATGTTCATCTGCGCCGGCATGGGCTCCTCGACCCTGTACTGGGGCGTCATGGAATGGGCCTACTACTACCAGACGCCCGGCCTGAACATCGCGCCGATGTCGGCCCAGGCGCTGGAATACAGCGTCAGCTACTCCTTCTTCCATTGGGGCATCAGCGCCTGGTCGATCTATGCCCTGGCATCCCTGGCCATGGCCTACCACTTCCATGTACGCAAGAAGAGCGGCCTGAACCTGGCCTCGATCATCGAGGCAGTCACCGGCTTCAAGGCCACCGGCCCCATCGGCCGCACCGTGGACCTGATCTTCCTGTTGACCATGATGGGCGCGCTGACCGTTTCCCTGGCCCTGACCGCCTCTACCCTGACCCGCGGCCTGTTGGACCTCGCCGGCACCCCCAACACCTTCACCGTGCAACTGATGGTGATCGGTGCGGTGGCGCTGCTGTTCTCGCTCAGCTCCTACATCGGCATCGACGGCGGCCTGCAACGCCTGTCGAAGATGGTCTGCGTGGGCGCCCTGCTGTTCGCCGTGGTGGTGCTGCTGGTCGGCCCGACCCAGTTCACCGTCAACAACACCGCCAATGCCATTGGCCTGATGATCCAGCAATACGTGCACATGAGCCTGTTCACCGACCCTGCCGGCGATGGTGCCTTCACCCGTAACTGGACCGTGTTCTACTGGCTGTGGTGGGTGTCCTATGCACCGGGCGTGGCCATGTTCGTCGCCCGGGTGTCGCGCGGCCGGCAGATCAAGGAAGTGGTGTTCGCCTTGCTGATGGGTGGCAGCTTCGGGTGCTGGTTCTTCTTCGGCGCCCTGGAAAGCTACAGCATGCACCAATTCATCAACGGCCAGATCGATGTACCGAAGTTGCTCAGCACCGTCGGTGGCGAAGCGGCGGTGACCGACCTGTTGCTGGCCTTGCCATGGGGCACGCTGTTCCTGGCGGTGTACCTATTCATCATGGCGGTGTTCTGCGCCTCGCACATGGACGCGGCGGCCTATGCCGTGGCGGCTACCAGCACCCGCAATCTGCGCGAAGGCGAGGACCCGAGCCCGACCCTGCGCCTGTTCTGGTGCATCGTGCTGACCCTGGTGCCGCTGGCCATGCTGTTCGCCAAGGCATCGTTGTCGACCATGAAGACCGCCGTGGTGCTCACCGCCATTCCCTTCATGTTGATCCTGCTGGTGAAGATCTACGGCTTCTTCAAGTGGCTGGCCGCCGACTACGGCCAGGTTCCGGCCTACCGGATCGAGGAAGAGGCCGCGCGCCTGGCTGGCGAGGAGCCGGACGAGCAAACACCACGCAGCGCGGCTGCCGTGCACTGA